A genomic stretch from Halodesulfovibrio aestuarii DSM 17919 = ATCC 29578 includes:
- a CDS encoding GPO family capsid scaffolding protein: MLETKFIKVAQSGPTIDGREIAAQDLRDIAETYSPQTYEAVIWPEHERFWGNHGTVLATEARENGDVTELYAKLKPGWRFIEKNKDGQKLYPSIEIDPNFADTNKAYMSGIAITDSPASLGTERIKFFSQQRAQRGEELGEFYCSGIELEGLFDNEPTAPTGEEAEKLFTRLFHRVFGNQQQTTPPTNNEEEMNTEQFNQMLSATKANATAIEGLANQFTKIAELASKQFSQGGEEEDPEKGNEPKDTPETIDLAALAGMVTKLSSTVEGMDKKFNQALPGTPVPENPTPAEDAGII; this comes from the coding sequence ATGTTAGAAACAAAGTTCATCAAGGTTGCACAGTCTGGCCCGACAATCGACGGGCGCGAGATTGCAGCGCAAGACCTGCGCGACATTGCAGAGACGTATAGTCCCCAAACATACGAAGCTGTAATTTGGCCAGAGCACGAACGGTTCTGGGGCAATCACGGAACAGTATTGGCAACTGAAGCACGCGAAAATGGCGATGTGACAGAGCTGTACGCAAAGTTAAAGCCTGGCTGGCGCTTTATTGAAAAGAATAAAGATGGCCAGAAGCTCTATCCCTCTATCGAAATTGACCCAAATTTTGCTGACACGAACAAAGCCTACATGAGCGGAATCGCTATCACAGATTCCCCTGCATCTCTTGGTACTGAACGAATCAAATTCTTTTCTCAGCAACGCGCCCAGCGCGGTGAAGAACTCGGAGAATTCTATTGTTCCGGTATTGAGTTGGAAGGGTTGTTCGACAATGAACCAACAGCTCCCACCGGAGAAGAAGCTGAAAAGCTTTTTACACGCCTCTTCCATCGGGTGTTCGGTAACCAGCAGCAAACCACACCTCCGACAAACAACGAGGAAGAAATGAACACAGAACAATTTAATCAGATGCTTAGTGCCACGAAGGCAAACGCTACAGCCATTGAGGGACTGGCTAACCAGTTCACCAAGATTGCTGAATTGGCGTCTAAGCAGTTTAGCCAGGGCGGCGAAGAAGAAGATCCGGAAAAGGGCAACGAGCCTAAAGACACCCCGGAAACAATCGACCTTGCCGCACTAGCGGGCATGGTCACCAAACTTTCATCTACCGTGGAAGGTATGGACAAGAAGTTTAACCAGGCTCTCCCTGGAACACCTGTTCCTGAGAACCCAACCCCTGCGGAAGACGCTGGGATTATCTAA
- a CDS encoding phage major capsid protein, P2 family, which produces MKTLTRQAFNALCKAYCLGYGVPSVKESFSITPSVEQKLQDKIVEKSTFLKDINVITVDDLQGQNILGSVTGPVSGRTDTTVEGKERTPRDVLGLEPFEYQLHQVDSDVYMTYRTMDAWAKWPDFQARYTNNVQEQIANDREMVGWYGEQAAKDTDLETYPLMQDVLPGWMQYMRDRKPGNIISAGKKAAGEIRIGPGGDFPNLDAAVNDILQGIPKWKRKGLIVLVGDELIARERAALYEKQGDTPTEKNSINTAMAKLGGLDWETPSNFPGRGLIITSKKNLSIYVQEGSWRRHLKDKPEKNRVEDFNSRNEGYVVEDVEQFVGMEFDNVKLPNVNKAQESDPDWI; this is translated from the coding sequence GTGAAGACTTTAACTCGTCAAGCGTTTAACGCGCTCTGTAAGGCGTATTGCCTCGGCTATGGAGTTCCTAGCGTAAAAGAATCCTTTTCGATTACGCCTTCTGTAGAACAGAAGCTGCAGGATAAGATTGTCGAAAAATCAACCTTCCTGAAGGACATTAACGTCATCACTGTAGATGACCTGCAGGGACAGAATATTTTAGGCAGCGTAACCGGCCCTGTGTCCGGACGCACCGATACCACTGTAGAAGGCAAGGAACGTACTCCGCGCGACGTGCTTGGCCTGGAACCATTCGAGTACCAGCTGCATCAGGTCGATAGCGATGTGTACATGACCTACCGAACTATGGATGCGTGGGCGAAATGGCCAGACTTCCAAGCCCGATACACCAACAACGTACAAGAACAAATCGCAAACGACCGCGAAATGGTTGGTTGGTACGGCGAACAGGCAGCAAAAGACACCGATCTCGAAACCTACCCGCTTATGCAGGACGTTCTCCCGGGCTGGATGCAGTACATGCGCGACCGCAAGCCTGGAAACATCATTTCTGCCGGTAAAAAGGCTGCTGGTGAAATTCGTATCGGCCCTGGCGGTGACTTTCCAAACCTTGATGCGGCCGTCAACGACATTCTGCAGGGCATCCCGAAATGGAAGCGTAAAGGACTTATTGTTCTTGTTGGTGACGAACTCATCGCACGCGAACGTGCCGCGCTCTATGAAAAACAGGGCGACACACCAACAGAGAAAAACTCCATCAATACCGCTATGGCCAAACTTGGCGGCCTTGATTGGGAAACCCCTTCCAACTTCCCTGGACGCGGTCTCATCATCACCAGCAAGAAAAACCTTTCGATCTACGTGCAGGAAGGCAGCTGGCGTCGTCACCTCAAAGACAAGCCAGAGAAAAACCGCGTTGAAGACTTCAACAGCCGTAACGAGGGCTACGTGGTCGAAGACGTTGAACAGTTTGTTGGCATGGAGTTTGACAATGTGAAACTTCCAAACGTCAACAAAGCACAAGAGAGTGATCCGGACTGGATCTAG
- the gpM gene encoding phage terminase small subunit, giving the protein MSLMLENQRKHEQAKQQGKQLQEAAPTGSTSTHVESGVMQSTQLNVTLDMALKQDFIMLKGINSRDRRAEVKLDLIEKYRPHVERMAKSGDRHEVQGWFLIWLFDTGSIHEAVHCGMWCIANNIPLPERFNRATEIFIVDEVLEWADGEFEEENSIEPYFSFIFENADGFCSKPWNLPDEVTAKLYRLHGLRLFAEEKYAAAADALAEAFALGAKVKTKLDKARNKAAALEEENAA; this is encoded by the coding sequence ATGAGTCTTATGTTGGAGAACCAACGAAAACACGAACAGGCGAAGCAGCAGGGCAAACAGCTGCAAGAAGCAGCGCCGACCGGATCCACCAGCACACATGTTGAATCCGGCGTCATGCAATCAACTCAGCTTAACGTCACACTTGATATGGCTTTGAAACAAGACTTTATCATGCTGAAGGGCATTAACTCCCGCGACAGACGCGCAGAGGTAAAGCTTGATCTGATTGAAAAATACCGCCCACACGTTGAACGCATGGCAAAGTCCGGCGACCGCCACGAAGTACAGGGTTGGTTCCTTATTTGGCTGTTCGATACCGGCAGCATTCACGAAGCAGTCCATTGTGGCATGTGGTGTATTGCAAACAACATCCCACTGCCAGAGCGCTTTAACCGCGCTACCGAAATTTTTATTGTCGACGAAGTATTGGAATGGGCCGATGGAGAATTTGAAGAAGAAAACAGCATTGAGCCATACTTCTCCTTCATCTTTGAAAACGCTGACGGCTTCTGTTCTAAGCCGTGGAATCTGCCCGACGAAGTGACCGCCAAGCTGTACCGCTTGCACGGGTTGCGCCTGTTTGCTGAAGAAAAATACGCTGCTGCAGCTGACGCACTGGCCGAAGCATTCGCGCTTGGTGCCAAGGTAAAAACCAAGCTGGACAAAGCACGTAACAAAGCTGCGGCTCTGGAAGAAGAAAACGCAGCATAG
- a CDS encoding head completion/stabilization protein, translated as MSSFSGHTAELATVTVTNEPFWPDLSLAEFQKIYRLPREYTDELLINQLKLGMAWANKQLIDWKNEQIAAGYSSLASVPEDIQGCALGGETPAVLHYKRAVSNYAKAYLLQHYATINRREAAHNEAKESTETRDTLLTNAEDAISDFLGNNRVDVELI; from the coding sequence ATGAGCAGTTTTTCCGGACATACAGCCGAACTTGCAACAGTGACAGTCACGAACGAACCGTTCTGGCCCGACCTCTCCCTTGCAGAATTTCAAAAGATTTACAGGCTACCACGCGAGTACACAGACGAGCTGTTAATCAACCAGCTAAAGCTCGGCATGGCGTGGGCAAACAAGCAGCTGATTGACTGGAAGAATGAACAAATTGCGGCAGGGTATTCCTCCTTAGCGTCTGTTCCAGAGGACATACAAGGATGTGCATTAGGCGGAGAAACACCGGCAGTACTGCACTACAAACGCGCTGTTTCCAACTACGCCAAGGCGTATTTGCTGCAGCACTACGCCACTATCAACAGGCGTGAAGCTGCCCATAACGAAGCAAAGGAAAGTACCGAAACCCGCGACACACTGCTGACCAACGCAGAGGACGCAATTTCCGACTTTCTCGGCAACAATCGCGTCGATGTGGAGCTTATTTAA
- a CDS encoding phage tail protein, with product MRKLQQLTAYLEEHAGLDREQVQSFADRGELYPTGSDLGHGVELGRFKYDALIQIENYSGDADVLLLLILAWISEHDTNRDEDGLADPETDISLNDQDTADIDIAVEFEEGLQIVPDENGPIPFDGRQWRVSDVPIDVAEELENLEPQGDVAE from the coding sequence ATGCGGAAACTACAGCAGCTCACAGCCTACCTTGAAGAACATGCAGGACTTGACCGGGAACAAGTACAAAGCTTTGCAGACCGTGGCGAACTGTACCCGACCGGTAGCGACCTTGGCCACGGTGTAGAGCTTGGCCGGTTTAAGTACGACGCGCTTATTCAAATTGAAAACTACAGTGGGGACGCAGATGTTTTGTTGCTGCTCATCCTTGCCTGGATAAGTGAACATGACACGAACCGGGATGAAGACGGGCTTGCGGATCCGGAGACAGATATTTCGTTAAACGATCAGGATACAGCCGACATTGATATTGCTGTTGAGTTTGAAGAAGGGCTGCAGATTGTACCAGACGAGAACGGGCCTATCCCTTTTGATGGAAGACAATGGCGCGTATCTGATGTGCCTATCGATGTTGCTGAAGAATTAGAAAACTTGGAGCCGCAAGGCGATGTCGCAGAATAA
- a CDS encoding DUF2586 domain-containing protein, with the protein MATGQIQINRLNRMQGPFNEVERYFCYIGQGSTNQGKLVPLNTDTDLDEVLGSAESILKTQIEAAKLNAGQNWNACAFVLDENITWDKAVDTVMEQAKVEAIAVTDPITASTDLEAMRDKQASVRAQYQRPLVFIATIAKINPETESWSDFITRATALVTGIKADCVSVAPYIWGHEVGTYAGRLCDRSVTVADSPMRVETGELKGQWSNKPTDKDGREIDTSILKALANARLSVPWWYADYEGLYWTDGHLLDVEGGDYQVIENLRVVQKAMRRVYKLAVARIADRKLNSTPDSINYHSGYFMRPLREMSKSVEILGQVFPGEVKPPKDGDIVISWPTRTTVGIYMAARPYNCPKAITCNLMLDLSNPAAS; encoded by the coding sequence ATGGCAACAGGCCAGATTCAAATAAACCGCCTTAACCGCATGCAGGGGCCATTCAACGAAGTTGAACGGTACTTCTGTTACATCGGCCAAGGCTCAACAAATCAGGGCAAGCTTGTTCCCCTGAATACTGACACCGATCTGGACGAAGTGCTCGGCAGCGCTGAAAGCATTTTGAAAACACAAATTGAAGCTGCCAAGCTTAACGCCGGCCAGAACTGGAATGCTTGTGCGTTTGTCCTCGACGAAAATATTACATGGGACAAAGCCGTTGATACAGTCATGGAACAGGCCAAAGTGGAAGCGATAGCCGTTACCGACCCGATTACCGCATCAACAGACCTTGAGGCCATGCGAGATAAGCAAGCCTCTGTTCGCGCACAATATCAGCGTCCGTTAGTCTTTATTGCAACAATCGCAAAGATCAATCCAGAAACAGAAAGCTGGTCTGATTTTATCACCAGAGCCACAGCGCTTGTGACCGGCATTAAAGCCGATTGTGTTTCCGTTGCTCCGTATATTTGGGGGCATGAAGTCGGAACCTATGCCGGCAGACTGTGCGACCGCTCCGTGACGGTTGCAGACTCTCCTATGCGCGTTGAAACAGGGGAACTAAAAGGCCAGTGGTCTAACAAGCCTACGGACAAAGACGGTCGCGAAATCGACACTTCCATTCTCAAAGCGCTTGCAAATGCCCGTCTCAGTGTTCCGTGGTGGTACGCCGACTACGAAGGTCTTTATTGGACAGATGGCCACCTGCTCGACGTTGAAGGCGGCGACTATCAGGTTATTGAAAATTTGCGAGTTGTACAGAAGGCCATGCGCCGTGTGTACAAGCTAGCTGTTGCCCGTATTGCCGACCGTAAGCTTAACAGCACTCCGGATTCCATCAACTACCATAGCGGGTACTTTATGCGCCCTCTGCGTGAAATGTCTAAAAGCGTTGAAATATTAGGGCAGGTGTTCCCGGGCGAAGTGAAGCCGCCAAAAGATGGCGATATTGTTATCTCCTGGCCAACACGAACCACAGTCGGAATATACATGGCAGCTCGCCCGTACAACTGCCCTAAAGCGATTACATGTAACCTAATGCTTGACCTGTCTAACCCTGCAGCCAGCTAG
- a CDS encoding phage protein: protein MKGQRLSGKNITVTIGDMKVRFLKASLEISDNSAVASDGGIPNGWVDGDVSANGEIEVNLANFKLIKEAAKSAGSFRGLEPFDITFYGKTADKEEEKIEAFGCKIKLGSILDADSKGGEALSRKLIFDVTSPDFVNIGGVPYLREDETEGML from the coding sequence ATGAAAGGACAAAGACTTAGCGGCAAGAATATTACCGTTACAATTGGCGATATGAAGGTTCGCTTTTTAAAAGCCAGCCTTGAGATTTCAGATAACTCCGCGGTTGCTTCCGACGGTGGCATCCCAAATGGATGGGTTGACGGTGACGTTTCCGCAAATGGCGAGATTGAAGTTAACCTTGCCAACTTTAAACTCATTAAAGAAGCGGCCAAAAGCGCCGGTTCCTTCCGCGGATTAGAACCTTTTGACATTACTTTCTACGGTAAGACCGCCGACAAAGAAGAAGAAAAGATCGAAGCCTTTGGTTGCAAAATCAAGCTTGGCAGCATCCTTGATGCAGACAGCAAGGGCGGCGAGGCACTCTCCCGAAAACTTATCTTCGACGTTACTTCACCGGACTTTGTCAACATTGGTGGCGTTCCATATCTCCGCGAAGATGAAACCGAGGGCATGCTGTAA
- a CDS encoding TraR/DksA family transcriptional regulator: MDVFDRASDVEQLSIKSAIAQAQANRPTGPSLTHCVECGNPIPEARQMAVPGCSLCIECQKEQEGTA; encoded by the coding sequence ATGGACGTTTTTGATAGAGCCTCCGACGTGGAACAGCTTTCTATCAAGTCTGCCATTGCTCAAGCCCAAGCAAATAGACCTACAGGGCCAAGCCTCACGCATTGCGTTGAGTGTGGCAACCCAATCCCAGAAGCACGGCAGATGGCCGTGCCTGGGTGTAGCCTCTGCATTGAATGTCAAAAAGAACAGGAAGGCACAGCATGA
- a CDS encoding structural protein produces the protein MSKEPRGLRNNNPGNIRKGTQWNGLATEQTDPSFCTFVDPQHGIRAMGKILLTYERKYELNTVAGIIDRWAPPVENDTNAYAGHVAERLGVDPDEAINVADHLEELVSSITLHENGVNPYDPEVIMEGCQLARA, from the coding sequence ATGAGTAAAGAACCTCGCGGTCTCCGCAACAACAACCCGGGCAACATCCGCAAGGGTACACAGTGGAACGGCCTAGCTACAGAACAGACAGACCCGTCCTTCTGTACTTTTGTTGACCCACAGCACGGCATACGCGCAATGGGCAAGATCCTGCTTACCTACGAGCGCAAGTACGAACTTAACACCGTAGCCGGCATTATCGACCGTTGGGCGCCTCCGGTGGAAAACGACACCAACGCATATGCCGGTCATGTAGCCGAACGCCTCGGCGTGGATCCGGATGAAGCAATCAACGTGGCCGACCATTTGGAAGAACTGGTTTCTTCTATCACACTGCACGAAAACGGCGTGAATCCATATGATCCAGAAGTGATTATGGAAGGCTGCCAGCTGGCGAGGGCGTAA
- a CDS encoding holin family protein, which produces MVGLDGILNIGGKLIDRLWPDPETAAKAKLELAKMKQNGELAEMDARYKAITAEANSGDKWTSRARPMFLYVMYGVIGLCVVGSILGIWWPAEMKQAAANMKFMFASIPEPLWMLFGSGYLGYSASRSYDKKQKAKAGL; this is translated from the coding sequence ATGGTTGGTCTTGACGGCATCCTCAATATTGGCGGCAAGCTCATCGACCGCTTGTGGCCTGACCCAGAGACAGCGGCAAAGGCAAAGCTTGAACTGGCGAAGATGAAGCAGAACGGCGAACTGGCAGAAATGGACGCCCGGTACAAAGCCATTACTGCAGAAGCTAATAGCGGCGACAAATGGACAAGCCGAGCGCGTCCTATGTTTCTGTACGTCATGTACGGCGTTATCGGTCTGTGTGTCGTCGGTAGTATCCTCGGTATTTGGTGGCCGGCTGAAATGAAACAGGCAGCCGCTAACATGAAGTTTATGTTTGCCAGCATTCCGGAACCGCTCTGGATGCTCTTTGGCTCCGGCTACCTTGGTTACTCTGCATCCCGTTCTTACGACAAAAAGCAAAAAGCTAAAGCAGGACTTTAA
- a CDS encoding putative phage tail assembly chaperone: MEQKLKLTIAGKDFTFNLTTEDYNDFINALDGNNKIEAAHNFLVRVIDKAQKDDLLKILDSPGAPVQIMTIITREFVPDLNIQVGK; this comes from the coding sequence ATGGAACAAAAACTCAAACTCACCATTGCCGGCAAAGACTTTACCTTCAATCTCACTACTGAAGACTACAACGATTTTATTAATGCGCTGGATGGCAACAACAAAATTGAAGCAGCGCACAACTTTCTTGTCCGAGTTATCGACAAAGCCCAAAAAGACGACTTGCTCAAGATTCTCGATTCTCCCGGTGCACCAGTGCAAATTATGACGATCATCACAAGAGAGTTTGTTCCTGATCTGAATATTCAGGTGGGAAAGTAG
- a CDS encoding DUF6890 family protein, producing the protein MVFSHKWFPGQKATEKTMAEAMFLENDYWKKMEIAIANGSSRAFCGR; encoded by the coding sequence ATGGTCTTTTCCCATAAGTGGTTCCCCGGCCAAAAAGCTACAGAGAAGACCATGGCAGAGGCAATGTTTTTAGAAAACGACTACTGGAAGAAAATGGAAATTGCGATAGCAAACGGTTCTTCCAGGGCATTTTGCGGACGGTAG
- a CDS encoding phage tail tape measure protein, protein MNLEKLLFQVDMLDNVTGPVGKMQKKLDGFATYARKSFLQVGTGAAGMWAATEGITAMLGPAREMNKALQEVSSLDVSDSALKQLNNQALKYSIKYGESADAFASSAYDIQSSIEGLDGKELAAFTNSSNVLAKATKADAATITNYTGTMFGIFKNEANAMGKAKWVEQLTGQTATAVQMFKTNGMEMSGAFTSLGASATSAGINAAEQMAVLGSLQSTMSGSEAGTKYKAFLSGVGGAQDKLGLKFTDSNGKMLGMMDILTKLKGKFGNTLDVAESDALKKAFGSDEAVGMIKLLMADTDGLGQSIKKLGNVQGMSKAEQMASKMVDPFDRLSAGGRALTTVLGQSLLPVINPLVNMMADATVTMTEWADKYPNLTRWIGYGATAILGFTGILGAAAAASGVMRIATFGLGVVFGPLNNALQWSKAVWAAYSGSQWLANAALWGFPATWLVAALVGVGVAVGAVIYWWDDLTAVFSDIQWWDTLCSAFDFIKLFSPIGLIVTFFEDGFDGVLNLASSWWDALGSIFDFVKMFTPIGLIFTFFTEGFDGVFTSILAWFDTLGSGVDWFIDKLNMLPGVNLSTSSETTVVSTSPSLEAGRRLNVPPGGAAQSISNSMTQNQSSSQSIGKVVIQTEGKQDAQSLREQLLLAGA, encoded by the coding sequence ATGAATTTAGAAAAACTACTTTTCCAAGTAGACATGCTGGACAACGTGACCGGCCCTGTCGGGAAGATGCAAAAAAAGCTTGATGGCTTTGCTACCTATGCACGCAAGTCCTTTCTTCAGGTTGGCACCGGGGCCGCTGGCATGTGGGCTGCCACAGAAGGTATTACTGCCATGCTCGGCCCTGCCCGAGAAATGAACAAAGCCCTGCAGGAAGTTTCTTCGCTTGATGTGAGCGACTCCGCATTAAAGCAGCTCAACAACCAGGCGCTTAAATACTCTATTAAATATGGCGAGTCTGCAGACGCCTTTGCTTCATCCGCATACGATATTCAATCATCCATTGAAGGTCTTGACGGGAAGGAGCTGGCGGCCTTCACCAACTCTTCCAACGTACTGGCCAAAGCAACGAAAGCCGACGCTGCAACCATTACCAACTATACTGGCACCATGTTTGGCATCTTTAAAAACGAAGCCAATGCAATGGGCAAAGCCAAATGGGTAGAGCAGCTCACCGGCCAGACCGCCACCGCGGTACAGATGTTCAAGACAAACGGTATGGAAATGTCTGGCGCGTTCACTTCGCTTGGCGCGTCTGCAACTTCTGCCGGCATTAACGCAGCTGAACAGATGGCCGTACTTGGCTCGCTGCAATCTACTATGTCCGGCAGTGAAGCCGGTACAAAGTACAAGGCGTTTCTTTCCGGCGTTGGCGGCGCACAGGACAAGCTCGGCCTCAAGTTTACAGACTCCAACGGCAAAATGCTTGGCATGATGGATATTCTTACCAAACTCAAAGGCAAGTTTGGGAATACTCTCGATGTTGCCGAGTCCGACGCATTGAAAAAGGCATTCGGATCCGATGAAGCGGTAGGTATGATTAAACTGCTTATGGCCGACACCGATGGGCTTGGCCAATCCATTAAAAAACTCGGCAATGTTCAAGGCATGAGCAAAGCAGAACAGATGGCCTCTAAAATGGTGGATCCTTTCGACCGGCTTTCTGCCGGTGGCCGCGCCTTAACAACCGTTCTCGGTCAATCACTGCTGCCCGTAATCAATCCCCTGGTTAACATGATGGCCGACGCAACCGTCACTATGACGGAATGGGCCGACAAGTACCCTAACCTTACCCGCTGGATAGGCTACGGGGCTACTGCCATTCTCGGCTTTACCGGTATACTTGGAGCTGCTGCAGCTGCATCCGGCGTCATGCGTATTGCCACCTTCGGGCTTGGTGTAGTGTTCGGCCCACTGAATAACGCACTTCAATGGAGTAAGGCTGTATGGGCGGCATATTCCGGATCTCAGTGGTTAGCAAATGCTGCGTTGTGGGGATTCCCTGCAACGTGGTTAGTTGCTGCGCTTGTTGGTGTTGGTGTTGCTGTCGGTGCTGTTATTTACTGGTGGGATGATTTAACCGCTGTATTTTCTGACATACAGTGGTGGGATACTCTTTGCTCTGCTTTTGATTTCATAAAACTATTCTCTCCGATCGGATTGATTGTCACCTTCTTCGAAGATGGGTTTGACGGGGTACTTAATCTTGCCAGCAGCTGGTGGGATGCCCTTGGTTCTATCTTCGATTTTGTAAAAATGTTTACCCCTATCGGGTTGATCTTCACCTTTTTTACTGAAGGGTTTGACGGGGTGTTCACTTCCATTCTGGCTTGGTTTGACACACTCGGCTCCGGTGTTGATTGGTTCATCGACAAACTAAACATGCTGCCCGGGGTAAACCTGTCCACCTCCTCGGAAACAACCGTTGTCAGTACCTCGCCTTCTCTTGAAGCAGGACGCCGGCTGAATGTTCCTCCCGGTGGTGCTGCTCAAAGTATCAGCAATTCCATGACCCAAAACCAGAGCAGCTCACAGAGTATCGGCAAGGTTGTTATCCAAACCGAAGGCAAACAAGACGCGCAGAGCCTACGCGAACAACTCTTATTGGCCGGTGCTTAA
- a CDS encoding DUF2590 family protein, with amino-acid sequence MPKYTDLLITNNDFTLDAGGNPALVHDVDCIAQDIEHMIRETGLLVELIANRDARKKAANLNKIIMAVEEDERIKPGTVYIEEPSLGTFYLVAETLEFGELQRTL; translated from the coding sequence ATGCCAAAATACACCGACCTACTTATAACAAATAACGACTTTACACTTGATGCCGGGGGCAACCCGGCGCTTGTGCATGACGTCGATTGTATTGCCCAGGACATTGAACACATGATTCGAGAAACAGGGTTACTTGTTGAGCTGATAGCCAACAGGGATGCACGAAAGAAAGCGGCCAACCTGAACAAGATCATAATGGCCGTGGAAGAAGACGAACGCATAAAGCCCGGCACCGTGTACATAGAAGAACCTTCCCTCGGCACGTTCTATTTGGTCGCGGAGACGCTCGAATTTGGTGAGCTGCAGAGGACATTGTAG
- a CDS encoding baseplate J/gp47 family protein, which yields MPAESEKIFTQMLEDADIPVTEQAMKDRWNALNKEQGGLIQNDSKWSPFWRLITSIITTPCSDLVKLLIKHALPNIFLKYATSTWLDLYAWGVDVERKKSVTAQGVLLVTRTVSTGELLFPAGTIIETAPINGYVYRVTTTADTIIPDGELTGKIPVLAEKEGNAYNLGPGYYSVLPTPIAGVASVKNEADWLSVAGADQEQDEPLRLRCRNQFSAVGQYHHDAAYRADITGFAGIRPDYLFFEHGAPRGPGSANCYVMIESGIPSQSFVDQINSHVRDTGNHGHGDDMLCFPMPTQDIALGVTVHPQPHLTDEKEEALRGGVENMIRCAFRENETYTVTKVFPQSRFSFSKLSDELHGKFTDLKSVEFDMQDITSATTLPKLSALTVTLGAE from the coding sequence ATGCCAGCTGAATCTGAAAAAATCTTTACCCAGATGCTTGAAGACGCAGACATCCCTGTTACCGAACAAGCCATGAAAGACCGCTGGAATGCTCTTAATAAAGAACAAGGCGGCCTTATTCAGAATGACAGTAAATGGAGTCCGTTCTGGCGTCTTATTACCTCTATCATCACCACGCCATGCAGTGACCTTGTTAAGCTTCTTATTAAGCATGCGCTGCCCAACATCTTTCTAAAATACGCCACAAGTACATGGCTTGATTTGTACGCCTGGGGAGTAGATGTGGAGCGCAAAAAAAGCGTTACCGCACAAGGTGTTTTACTTGTGACTAGAACTGTTTCTACGGGTGAGCTGCTGTTCCCTGCAGGTACTATTATCGAAACTGCGCCTATCAACGGCTATGTATACCGCGTTACGACCACTGCAGACACAATTATCCCGGACGGAGAACTTACAGGAAAAATTCCGGTACTAGCTGAGAAAGAAGGCAACGCCTACAACCTTGGCCCGGGCTACTATTCCGTTCTGCCAACACCAATAGCCGGCGTTGCTTCAGTAAAAAATGAAGCTGACTGGCTAAGTGTTGCCGGCGCGGATCAGGAACAAGACGAGCCGCTGCGCCTTCGTTGTCGCAATCAGTTTTCCGCGGTGGGCCAGTACCACCACGACGCGGCATATAGGGCAGACATAACCGGCTTTGCCGGCATTCGTCCGGACTATCTTTTTTTTGAACATGGAGCGCCTCGAGGCCCTGGCAGTGCAAACTGTTATGTGATGATCGAAAGCGGCATACCGTCGCAATCCTTTGTAGATCAAATCAACAGCCATGTACGCGATACAGGCAACCACGGCCACGGTGACGACATGCTTTGTTTTCCAATGCCTACGCAAGATATTGCGCTTGGCGTTACTGTTCATCCACAGCCACACCTTACGGACGAAAAAGAAGAGGCCTTACGGGGCGGGGTAGAGAATATGATCCGGTGTGCGTTCCGTGAAAATGAAACATACACCGTGACCAAAGTATTTCCCCAGAGCCGTTTTTCCTTCTCCAAACTTTCCGACGAGCTGCACGGAAAATTTACGGATTTAAAATCCGTTGAGTTCGACATGCAGGACATTACCAGCGCAACCACACTGCCAAAGTTAAGCGCACTTACCGTAACGCTCGGAGCTGAATAA